GCTCTCGAAGCATGGGAGAGTTTCTTTAACAGGTGgctcttttggggaaaaaaatcccacccttCTTTTAGCATGCTGAGAGcgggggaggcagagccctgctctTGGCTGCGCTCCCACTTGAAGACGTGAGCCCCATTCTGGATGCGTCGGCCTCGGCTGCAGCGGAGCGCTGACAATCCTGTGGTCAGGATTTCTACATTGTACggaataaaaaaagaggtaTTCATTACTGTTGATTATATGGGTGACCGCCCACAAGTTTCAGCCTCTCTGAACTTTTTTTGTATCTCGAAGCCATCCAGTTCCTGCTGTCCAGTTTTATGCGCAGTATCTCCTCTGGCTCACTCTTACCCAGGGGAGGAAACCGCTCTCTTCCTCTTGGAAGGGGGGTggcctctcccctgcccccccactGCTTCTCCTGATGCAAGCAGGCGAAAGAGGGCTGGAAAATGGCCTTGTTTGCTTTGTGACATTAGTGCTGCTCATGACTAATGCTGGATCTGCCCCACATCCTCTGGAAATTGGGTGAAAACATGCACTTTGAAGCAGGGCTGAGAAGGCTTatgagcaaaagcaaaaccctAGTTAGAACTGTAGCTTTTGTTTCTGAGGGAGATCTAGTATCAGTTTGTCAATGCAGCTGGGTAAACCCTGCCTTCCTTTTTGGGTATGCTGGGGAATGCACTGGGAAGGATGTTCTTCAGGCAGGGTTTTGAGCTCTCGCAGGCTGTTCCCATAAGAAGGAAGCTGTGTCCAGGCCATAATCGTGATTCACGTTGTAAAATCTTTCGATGAGTGGTGATAAGATAAAAATGCAGTTGGTGACTTGCTACTCCCTCCCCGCATTCCCAGTGCATTAGTGTGCTTGGAGCGTGACTTGTCTTGCTCCTTGGTGCAGAGTCTCTGCAAAGCCGTATTTAATCGAAAGTTTGTATGACACCTAAGACTTTTCCAGATGAGATGCTTCAAATGACTTATGTGCCTACATCTCTTTCCTGTGCAGTGCTTGCAGAGTAGATTCTGCAGTTCAGATACCAAAGCCTGTAGAGGCAGAGTATGAACAGGGGCGCATTGTTGTAGAAGCAGCTATGCCTTCTTAGCTTGTGCAGCTGCTCATCTTAGCGTGTGCCAGGGTGGCTCGTTTTGCACGCTTATGCTCCGTTCTGTAGTGATGCTAGAGTTTTATAAATGTTCCTTGGAGGAATTCAAGACTCCGGGAGGTCCCCACGGATGCATTTGCAGAATCAAAGCCACTAGTTCTAAGCTGAAGTGTGTGAACTCCCAACGAAGCAGTTGTACTTGATTTGCTATATGATCATAGCTGGGACTTCGGTCAAGAACTGACTGCAGTGAGACTCTGTGCAGACCTTTGTTTTATTGAGTGGTGTCAATTCAAGGTTAGAAGATGTGAGTTTTGTGCCCTTATATGTGTAAGAAGTCCTTACAATGGAACAGAAACTATGTGGCCATTGAGGAGCGACTGTGGCAATAGAAAGCGGCTGTGTGTGTGGCTGTTGTGTAATCCAAATGTCCATGCTAATTTGAGCGCACCCTGCTGTCCATCATCAGGCTGCAGAGCTAGGTAGAAATTAGTCTTCTGGAACTGGTAGAGCTTGTACCAGACAGCCGATAAACCCTTTTCAATATTTGGCATACAGGTTTCATACTGTCAGATGGCATGAATAATTGTCTTCTGTCTGTGCAGGTTGTGGACAGCGGTAGATATGGAAAGGCTGGTTGAACGGTTGGAGAAGGCTGTGGAGCGCCTGGAGACGGTGTGCCAAGGACCTGGCATGTGTGGAGATGGCCCTTCCAAAGGTAGGGCCCAAAGCACCTCCCCAGCAGCGTCACCCCACGGGATTCCCTGCGCTGAAGCTCCAGCCGGGCGGTGCGGCAGTGTCGGACATCAGCAGTAGCTGTTGCAGGGCGGGCGGTGCTCGTGCAGGGCATGCAAAGGGCTGGTAGATGAACTGGCTGTGCACAGAGGGGAAGCGAGTTTCGCAGCAGATACTGCGCAAATGCAGAGAGGCCTGCGGTTACCGTCCTGCTAAGATAAGGACTTCCTGTGGCTGCAACGCTTCCCTTGCCTGCATTCAGCTGCGTGCTTCGGGCTGAGCCTCCTGCGTTCGGTCAACAAGACCTGGGGGAAGGTTGGGAGCGGGTGGGAGGTGCCGCCCAGGAGTATAGTGCGTGTGTGTGAGTGCTCCCAGCGCAGGAGCTCACCCGGTGCCTCTCGGTGATACCTGTGCTCTGGTTCCTTCTCTGCAGGAGTGGCTCAGTACGTGCAGGCTTTTGATGCCCTTCTGGCTGGCCCAGTAGCTGAGTACGTCAAGATCAGCAAAGAAGTTGGTGGGGATGTGCAGAAGCATGTAAGAACTTGCGTTCTCCCTTCGCTCTAAATAGATGCTGCTTGTCCCTCAGGGCCGTTAAGGGCCAAGTTTGGTGTCAGTGTTTGCATTCCTCTAGTGCTGTATTCTAGGATGTTAATAATCCCTGAGGATTCAATGCAGATGCCCAGATAATGTCCAGCAGATTGCCACCTATGCATGCTATGAATCAAACCTCGTTCTTGAAATCTTTCTTAGGTGCCTAGCTCTCTTTACAGACTTTGGCACATGCCTTTAGGAGGCCTGTAGACTACCCAGCCGAAGAGCGGTTACAGTCTTGTGAGTTTTCGCTGAGGATGAGTGTCTCAAGAATATGTGCTTTGTTATCAGCATAGCTGCTTTCTTACAGACTAGGAACTGCAGGCAGTGGGAGCTTGAATGACTATTAGCGTTATGCTGGGTACAAGAGAAGCTCTCTCATGTTTCTCCCTGTTCTTAGGCTGAGATGGTTCATGCGGGCTTGATGAGTGAGAGAGCTCTTCTGGTGATGGCATCTCAACATCAGCAGCCAACAGAGGTAAGTCTGGGAAATCGCTCATCAGAAACGGGGATGACTGCCACTGTAGGGGAATCTGGGCCATTACAGTTCCTCCAAATGAGGAACCAGAGGAAGATTGGAGCCACTTGCATCCATGAGGTGGTACTTGCTGAAAGCGTGAACTGCTCCGGGTGCTCACCCAATACTGGACAGAATTCTGGACGTTGATTCTTAGAGACGCAGAACTGGCATTTTCCAGTCATTAGAGCAACaagttttctgtctctgtcaGAACAGCTTCTGAGTGTCGTCTCACAGCGTCTGTCTTGAGTTTCCCCTGGCACCAACACTGCACAATCACTGTTGCCTGAGATGCAACCTGCAGACAGGAACTTGTCTGAGATGGGAGCCACAGTGGGATTGCGTAGAGCTTGCTTTTCATTATGTGATGCTTAAAGACTTTCAGGCATTAAACTCTTTCTGAAGTATAACAGACACTTGTCTCTATTGAATGGCCTCTGAATAATAGCTAGGCTTTTAGGATTGATTTGTTCTTAGCAAGTAATTTAAGACTTTACCCtaggctgctgcttctcagcaggATGTGTGACTGAGCATCTGATCGTGAATGCATTGGCTTTTCCCTGCTGAGAACTGTTTTTCCTGAGCAACAGGATCCcaccttgcttttctttgcagttaTCTGGCTCAGTCATGGCTTCTACTGTTACACTGTGGTAGCTGGATTTCTGTCCTACCTTCCTATTCACTGCAAGATACAGCTGCATCTTTTTCCCCAAACTCAGCATTGGAGGGTTGTTTATCTTTCACCAGGCTTGCTGGGACATTGCTCTGCATAGCCTCTAGTCTGAGAATCTGCTTACAAATTCCACTGACACATTATTTAATAAAGGATTATGAACAAAGAACAACCTTAATGTAGTGTAGGTCCTTGCAGGTTGTCTTGCAGGAGTCTAGTCAGTTCTGGAGTAGCcagtttaaaatgcaaaatgtatgAACTCTCATTGCTTGTGGTAAAGAATTTCCCCATCCTGTTACTTGACAGTGGCGCTAGGCTGGAGCTTCTGAAAGTGTAGTCTGGCCAGTGGTGCTCGGAACCTCTCCCTTTTCACCTAAACAGAGGAAGggacagcaaaaggaaaagccgaggctttgaaaagcaagttttgccCAAATTTGtccctcgctgctgccaccagcaGGAGAATTTCTGAtcttgaaggaaagaaaagttccCTAAGAGGCATCTCTGGAAATGTGTAATTGGCTGGCTGCGCTGCTCTGACCTCAGAAGACTTCTAAGCACTTTCAGTCAGCACTCCAAGTGGGCAACACACAGAAACAATTTTTACCATCCAAATACTAAAGGCTTGGATTGACTTGAGAAGTAACCTGAGTCCTGAAGTCTAGCTTGGTAGGGTGGCTTGAGAACTTGCTGCGACTCCGATTGTAATGCAGGCTGTAGATCCCAAACTGCAAAAACCTGCAGAGCACCCCTTTCTCTGAGGGTttgcaaaggagaggaaaaatttGACAAACTGTCTTGGAACAAAAGAATCCAGGAAAGGCAAATGCTATTTCTGTCCTCGTTACTAACAAGCTTTGTCAGTGTCTCTTGGATTGAACATGAGTCACAGTTCTTGGCGTACTCCCATAGTACCAATCCAGTTGGGAGCTGTGACTTCAGCCCTGGAGGAGCTAGGCTGTGGGACCGAGCTCGGCTCGCGGGGAGGGCCAAGCCTGAACAGGAGCTGTAGCATAACTTGTGCCAGTTGGAATCTTCCTCCGAGTGACCGTCATCTCGGCAGAGCCACCCATGACGATGTGCAGCCATTCCAGAGCAATACTAATGTACTTAATTGTTATTGTCCCTCTTGTCCTGCAGAATGCGTTCTCATTGCTTCTGAAACCGATTTCAGAGCAAATCCAGGTGGTGCAGAATTTCAGGGAGAAGAACCGTGGTAGCAAACTGTTCAATCACTTATCAGCAGTCAGCGAGAGcatcccagccctgggctgggtggCCATGGTAAGCACTCCAGTGAGAAGTGGTTTCCTTGGGCTGGTGGGAAAAGTCTGGCTCCCTGGTCAGCTGCTACATGCCAATGCGTTCTTTCTTCTCTAGGCTCCAAAGCCTGGTCCTTATGTGAAGGAAATGACTGATGCTGCCATGTTTTATACCAACCGGATCCTCAAGGAGTTCAAGGATGTGTAAGTTCACCTTCTCTCTTAAAGACGTCATTGAACACAGCTAACTGGCTGCGTAAGGGCTACTCCAGTGTCTAACCACAGCTGCCTTGGTCTTTAATTCAgtcttctttttaaaggcaggGCATATTTATAAAGCCTCACTTAGCTGTTCTTTCCTGATCCTTAGGGACAAGATTCCTTGCATTCATGTTGCAGCTGGAATCTCTGGTAGCAAACTGCTCTTGTCTCAGCATCATCTGGTGGCCGAACTGTTTGCCAGGGCAGCAAGTTGTGTCTTGGGAATGGGTTTTGTTCGAACTACCAGACTCCTCAATTAACATGGGTTACAGTGCAGAGCGGGCCTGTGGCCTTCTGCCTGCAGGTGCGAGATTAATACTAAAGCTAGAACGCGGTGCTGGAGGTGCGAGGCTGCTGTGCTGGTCCAGCTGCGTCTTGCCTGTAGGCTGAGAGGTGGAGAGATGTAAAGAACTGTTTGTAGTCCTTGGGTTTTAATGGCAAATGCACCTGCTCACTCCTCGTGATCTCCTTGTGTCCTCAGAGATAAAAAGCAAGTGGACTGGGTGAAAGCTTATCTGAGTATCTGGACAGAGCTGCAGGCCTATATCAAAGAGTATCACACCACAGGGCTGACTTGGAGCAAAACAGTAAGTCCTGGCTACATCTGCAGGAGCTTCTTAGATGAGTATTGCGTGATTATTGCAGCAGATGTGGAGCTTGTGCAATTGCCTTTCCTCTTGCTGGCCTCTTACAGGGTCCTGTAGCAACAGAAGGGGCTAAATCACCATCCGCTCCCCCAGCCGGGGCTGCGCCTCCCCCACCAggccctcctcccccacctgctcctgcccccaccagctccagcacagATGACTCTGCCTCCCGCTCCGCGCTCTTCGCCCAGATCAATCGGGGAGAAGGCATCACCTCTGGTAGGTGGAAACAGCTAGCGGAGGGAGGGCAGCCGTGTACTGTCCTGTCGTGAATCCTTGTTTTGCTGCTGTCCCTCAATACACCTGCTTAGAAAGTAGGCTCGCAGTAACAAAAGACCATCTGGTCTGAGTATGAGGCTGGGAGCCAGAAGCAGCCCTGAGGCAGTTCAGAGACAAAGGGAGCACATCTGAGAATTCTCAGCCTCATCTGTCAAGTGTAGCAAGAGATTAATCTCTAGCTGGAATGGAGAGAGTGAGCCCTTTGAGTGTGTGCAAGTCTCCAGTACAAAAGGTACAAATTTGCACCTATTCGTATTTGCACAAAACTTATCCCTTTTTTGTGTTACCTCGTTAGCATATCAGGACAGACATGAGTGAAACAAAGGCGAGGTGCTTGGCTCAAGGCTTTTTCCAGCCGCAGACTGGAAGAGCTGGCACCTTCTGGTTCTACAGTACATCTTGTGTTCTCGTCAATATTGCATCAGTGTTTCTTGCTCCCTCTTTCATTTGCTCTCACTCATGCGTGGACTCAACTTAGGACCAGTCtcaataatttatttgcattttgaaaagtgTTATCATGATGACTGTTGTAATCACTGATGTCTGGTGCTTGTGAAACTGCCTTCTTGGAGGACAGCTGGATCTCAGGTTTGACTTCCCTTGCAGGCTTAAGACATGTTTCAGATGACATGAAGACCCACAAGAATCCAGCACTGAAGAACCAGGGGGGTCCTGTGAGAAGCGGACCCAAACCTTTCACTGCTCCCAAACCAGCCTGTAATGCTAATCCCTCCCCAAAAACCTCTCCAAAGGCACCTGCGTTGCTAGAATTAGAGGGCAAAAAGTGGAGAGTGGTGAGTGCCTGGCATTGGCATGAGTGGGTTGGAGGGATGGGAGCTTTGTAGCAGGGAAGGAGGGTCTCCTGAAGACCTTTCTTGTAAGAGGCACTAGCTTGAAGGTACATGCTTGCTTTTAAGGGGGCTGCACTGCCCTGCTGTTCACGTGGATTAATTGGTCTGCATTCCAACAATAAAATGCgttttccctgccttttcaGGAAAACCAGGAGAATGCCACTAACCTGGTAATCAGTGACACAGAGTTGAAGCAGGTAGCATATGTTTTCAAGTGCACAAATAGTACACTCCAAATCAAAGGCAAGATCAACTCCATCACCCTCGGTAAGTGGAGAAACCCTGAAAACTGCTTCTGCATGCTGGTCTGTTTGCAGAAGGCTGAATCTCCAAAACCTTTCTGTGAGCtactctgtcttttttctttgcagataaCTGTAAGAAGCTAGGGCTGGTGTTCGATGACGTGGTGGGCATCGTAGAGATCATAAACAGCAGGGACGTTAAAGTTCAGGTGAGTGTCTGCGACCTGTTCTCTGCCTGGAGTATGACTGATGCACTGTACAGCAGGGTGTCTGTAGCATCTGCTTCTTTGAGTAGTTTTATTTCCAGAGCAGGAATGTGCATCTGTGGAGAACATTCATGAAACACCATCTGTCCTACTGCTCTGCAGCTTGCCCAGCCCTTAGGAAAGGGCTGAAATTTGCCTCACTGAGCTGCTTCAGGGCTCTAGATAAGATTAGTCTCTGTGAGGCGGGCAGCGCAATGTGTCTGCCAAAGTAGGAGGCCAGCAGTAGAATCTACCCTGATTCCAGTTTTGGTATCTGATTTGGGATGGTCAGTTTGCTCAGCATTCACTGTAGTTTTGTTCTAAAGAGATCAAAACAAGACATCTTCAGATTTTTGCCAAAGGTGGGAGTACTTGAATCCAGCATGTCTGCGTCGGTGGGGTTGGAGTCAAAGCTCTTGCCTTGAAGgcaagcacaaaagaaaaatgttgtggTTGCCCAGTTCAAGCTAATGCTCCTCTAACTGCTGCTTTGACCACCCTGCTAGGTAATGGGTAAAGTGCCAACGATTTCCATCAACAAGACAGACGGTTGCCACGTATATCTGAGCAAGAACTCCCTAGACTGCGAAATTGTCAGTGCCAAGTCATCAGAGATGAATGTCCTTATTCCCACAGAGGGTGGTGACTTTGTAAGTGTTAAGTTTTGAAATCTTTGTGGTCTGTTTGGGGTTGGGGTAACACAGGGCAGAATTCATATTCTGAGGCCTGCAGGGAGTGTCACAGTTACAGTGAGGTCTGGAGGGACAAGTCTAGATTCTAGACTTGGAGGTTGTGAATGCTGATCAGATGCTAAAACCAGCAAATCAAGTTGTTTATTGTCTTTACGGTGAGATACTTGCTATTTTGTGagagtttcttcttcctcaggatCTCTTGGGGGCAGAACAGCCAGTGTTTGTGGTACAGGAGGGGACATAGCATGTAtctaagaaaagaaatgccTAAAGCAGTGGAAGTAGTTACTAGACTCAGTCATAAACTGTTTTTTGACAAcggatttctttttttaccctcCAGACTGAATTCCCTGTCCCAGAACAGTTCAAGACAGTGTGGAACGGTCAGAAGTTGGTTACCACTGTGACAGAAATTGCTGGCTAAGCAGAAAAGCTCTAAGGCTCATGCCCTCCCCTGGCCCTGCTGTGGGACAAATCTGCTTTCAGATGATTCTCTTAGATTTCTTGTACCTTTCTGCTCTCAAACTGCTTCTCTTCTACCCGAGAGACACAGCTACCTGCCGTCACTGAAATACCTCTGGCTCTGGGGTTTGGTGTAGGTGGCGGGTCAGTTATCGTCCACGTGTATTAGCAGGaaggtgtaatttttttttcctccccttgtCCGATCTAACTGCACCAATTGATCAAGTCAGATTTTCGGGGAACTTCACAGCCAGTACTGGCAGTTGGCTTTCAGagtgttgtttggggtttttttttgtattgcCTTTAAGCAAACTGTTCATGTGAGAGAGGAATGTTGTCCCCTTTTTAACAAATAATGGTTTATGTCAGGGTCCAGAGTACCCAGTTGCTGTGGCAGATGTCTCAAGAAGGTCCTGGAAGCTGCTAATTCCAGCTCTATGTACTAGTTGGTGGCATTACAGGACATGGGAATGGCTTTGTCGGACCAAAAGCTGAGGACCTGGGCTGTAGCGTTCCACCCTGATTTCTCTTTATCATTCCTACTAGCTCAGTGTGTTTCTGATCGTGCCATGACAGGAGGTTCTATATTAACCAGTGCCCCAGGAAGACTGCCGTGGAGTAGCTGCAGTTACCCCCCTGGCAGTCTGGCTGGTAGCTTGGAGCTGAGCACCTCTTATTCCATAAGCCCTCCACTCTTGCAAGGGAATCTTTGCCCCAGGGCTTCCTTCTTGGAGCAGCTGAACTCAGGTTCAGTCTTCCAGGACAGTTCTTCTGAACCTGTCCCCTTCTGCAAAGGAAGGGTCTCCTTCATTCCAGGGTCAGTAGTGCAGTATTGTAAATACCCAAGCTGGATCAAGTTGGTTCATCACTCTCTTCCTCATCTGCAGTCAGCCCCCATAAAGTGAATCCTCTCAACCTCCCCTTTCCCCTGTTGCTTGGCTCTTTACTTTGGTGGAAACTTGTAGCCTCTGTTCCAGGGCCCTGGAGCAGAGTGATGGATCTAAGACACAGTACTGTACTGACCCATCAAGGGAGCTGCACGTGCTTTGACCTTCATTTTTCCAACGCCTCGGGTGGCATAAGCATATCTTAAATGCATTTCCTCTGTAAAGTGTCaatgttctttttctctaggacaaaacttacaaaaaaaatatgcaatttttttattttgagactGTCCTGTGACTTGTACTCGTCTTCTCCTGAGGCTTGTGAAAAAACCTTTCTTATGTACTTAAGATTATACAGAAGATAGAATAAAGTTAATGCCAACTTGCTCATTACAATGGCTCTTGTTTACTCTTTGGGGGCATACAGGACCTCAGGTAGGACAAGATGCCTCTTGCTGCCTCACTGCTGAATGCTTTTCTGCTGGGGAAAGTACAGACTTTCCTCAACTCCCCTCAAATCAACTTGTCAGTAGTTGTCAagtctcactttttttttaagttggttAGATGTAAAGTTCTTTATTGATTTCAGTTGCTGTACAAAAGTGCATAAAACAAGCCATTAGTTGAAAACTGTTCAAGCTGTTAATACCCACTTAATTCAAacccctcctttctccccagaAACCCCTAAATTTGGCCCTTTTCCCCATCTTGCAGGACAGGCTGTTATCTCTTTCCCCTGCATACAGCCATGTAAGTCTACTTGCTGATCCCCTTAAGAGATGCAGCATTCTTGCACTAGTGATTTCGGTTAATACTGCCATTGCATCCTGCGAGGAACAGGTgacagggaaaacaaacctCTGGCGCAGCTAATCCTTTTGTCGTCACCAAGTGACAGGCACAGCCCTAGCTCTGAGAACCAAAGTAGACTTACCAGGGCCCACGCAGCACAGAGCGCTTCAGAGTTAGTGCAAGACTCAGTCCACCCTTATTGGAGTGTAATTACACCCAGACAAATCCCAGTCTCTTACTGCAGTGTGACAGGAGCCACTACTGCACACTGTGGAACTGCTGAGCTAAACCCCTCGTTCTTCCCCAGATCCCTGCAGGATTGTACGCAGAAAGTGCTGTTGTACAGTAGCAGCTGCATTAACTACAGTGGtagacccccccccccccgcccagtgCTCTCACAGTGCTCTCTCCCCTTAGCGTcactggaggaaggggaggagagtGGTGTAAAACCACTCTTCTGTGAAGTGCAGGTGATCCCCTTTCACCCCCAGGAACACCAGTTTTCCTGCTTTGTCCATCTCCTGCAGTCCCAGGCGAtcctgcagagagagaaacaacaTCACAGAGTCCTGGGGCCCTGCCACGGCCAAACACGGGCAATGGCTGGGGAACCCAGCACTGAGAAAAGCGCTGGTGGTCAGAGACTGTTGCAGCAGAAGTGGCTGGCAGGCTAGACTGGGTTCCACCTCTGCTCTTCAAAGCTTCTCCTCgtagaggggaaaaaggcattttggaTGACTCTTACAACAAGGCTTTAAAAAGGAGCAGAGTTCATTAAACAGATGTTGAAGGGGAACCTGAGCCAGGCATGAGACCACCACTGTAATTCCCACTGCCAGAACTGGCCTGGAGCGAAATGCCTTCCCAAACAGCTACTGCCAAGAGGAGGCAATGCCCCAGGAAGGCAGAGGTGGTGAGtagagcagagctgtgtggtTTAGAGCTCCTCAAGGCCCCAGGGACACTACATCCTTTAGAGCGGAAATAGCAGAAAGCCCTCAGCCCCCAGCAGAACGTACCTCTGTGTACAGCGAGGTTTCCTTCAGCGGGATGGTTTCCTTGGCTTGGCCGCTTTTGTAAAACCCAAACCACTGTCAGaataaaaacaaggaaatagCTGCTGAAGGGCTCCCAGGAGATAAGTAGGCTTTCACCAGCTTCTGCTGGAGATGTGCTGCTGCAGACAGTGCAGTATCAGGCCTATGTTTGTGCTCAGCATGCTCCTCACCACCAAAGGATAAATGAGGAACAAGCAAGCAAGAACCAAAACACCACCCAAAAGCAGCACCCGCCCTGCCTGCCTCACCTCAGAGATCGGAGGGTCGACCATGGTATCATTGAGAAATTTCACCATCACAAACTTTTTCAGAGCCATCAGGTTTTTCTTGTATGTCTCATTGATGCCCTGGATGAAAGCAACAGAGAACAGATCCAAGTCACTGGAAAGCCCACTGAGACAAGTTGGGGAAACTGCCTGTTCCAACTTGCCCTACACCTGCAAAGGAAACCCTGGACTGCGCCAGCCGAGGAGGCAGGAACGTGCGTTTCTGTCACCAGCCTCCCTTGGCTGTGCTCGTGGCATTCAGcctcctctccag
This Gavia stellata isolate bGavSte3 chromosome 29, bGavSte3.hap2, whole genome shotgun sequence DNA region includes the following protein-coding sequences:
- the CAP1 gene encoding adenylyl cyclase-associated protein 1 encodes the protein MERLVERLEKAVERLETVCQGPGMCGDGPSKGVAQYVQAFDALLAGPVAEYVKISKEVGGDVQKHAEMVHAGLMSERALLVMASQHQQPTENAFSLLLKPISEQIQVVQNFREKNRGSKLFNHLSAVSESIPALGWVAMAPKPGPYVKEMTDAAMFYTNRILKEFKDVDKKQVDWVKAYLSIWTELQAYIKEYHTTGLTWSKTGPVATEGAKSPSAPPAGAAPPPPGPPPPPAPAPTSSSTDDSASRSALFAQINRGEGITSGLRHVSDDMKTHKNPALKNQGGPVRSGPKPFTAPKPACNANPSPKTSPKAPALLELEGKKWRVENQENATNLVISDTELKQVAYVFKCTNSTLQIKGKINSITLDNCKKLGLVFDDVVGIVEIINSRDVKVQVMGKVPTISINKTDGCHVYLSKNSLDCEIVSAKSSEMNVLIPTEGGDFTEFPVPEQFKTVWNGQKLVTTVTEIAG